The DNA segment TCATTCTGATTCATGTTCTCACCTTCTTTCACCTcctggatgatgtcatcaggcaGACAGAagctcttctctgtgtttggaAACGGTAAGATCTCCGACTCGTGctgcgtcacacacacacacacacacatacacacacacagattcagaAATGATGAGAGCTCTTGCacagacacagtgtgtgtgtgtgtgtgtgtgtgtgtgtgtgtatcctcacCAGAGCCTGCATGTCGTACATGGTTCCCAGGTGATCCCAGATGACGGAGGAGGAAACCTGTCGTCCGATGTTCTGACTGAACTTGTCTCTGATACAGATCATGTGGAAGTGACGGTTCACACCtgaacgaacacacacacagggttacACACAGAGAACTACACACTGTTTACactataataaactttatttacacagCACACAGTTACACAGTGTGGGAGAACATGACAGAGTCACTGAACAGTCTCAGGTCACattaatgactgaatgaattaatgaagtGATGAATGAATTTAACCACTTAAAATCAAACCAACATGATCTATCATCAACTGTCATCTGAGGTCGGTCAGAGTTACTGACGTGTTGCTAAACTATCtaactcatcatcatcatcatcatcatgtcttCTTCACACACGTTATAAAACTAAGAGTTCAGCCTTCTGCcccacacaacaacaacaacaacaacaacaacaacatacttTATCAGGTAGTGTTGTTGCTGCAGGGAGGCTTTCAAtgctgtacttttacttgtagtaaCGTATGTCTCAGTGAGTACTCTGATTACTTCCTccacacagcagcaacacatcTCCTCTGTGCTCTGAGTTTAATCTGAATTTATTTCATTAACACTGTTTCTGATCCTCAGTTTGATCCTAATTAGATCAAATATAATCTACAGGACTTCCAGAGACAGTCTGTGACTCCCAGTCTGAGGCACACTGGGTGAACTGGTCGGACCGGACAGCCGTTACCGGGCTGATAACGTTAGCGGAGTCTTACCGACAGGTTTGTGACCGATCATCGCGTGAAACAGACAGACCTCCACCTCATGGCTCCAGACCACCGAGTCCTCCCCGGGCACTAGGCCGGAGTCTGGAGGCTTCTCATCGGTCTGATTCAGCGTCACGTCTGCCTCCCCCATCTTCAACAATAAGGCTAAACACGAGCTAACACTGCTAACAGAAGCTAACACTGCtaacactgctaacggctacgGTCCACCTCTACCGGCGACCGGAACTTACACACTACTTCCGGGCAAAGACTTTCAGAATAAATGTTAGAATCGGGTTTGATATATTAAAAtcgggtttgtttgttttttactttattgAAATTTCAAGTCATACAAACAATGTGTACGTCACATGCAGACATTTGACACATAGTAGAACACATAATCAATATAATGCAGGGTACATCAAGTCTTGTCAGGATTAttgcaaaatgaaaataaaaacaaagcaaagaaaagagaagtaAAGGCACAGTAAATTCCCTTTTACTCGAGATCAATTAATGACAAGTCACTAAGGTATTGCAGCGTATAGtcacttttcttattttgtgttaGTTTTAAAGTATTTATGTACAAATCAAAATCTACCAGAAATACGTGAAAACTTGGCAGAGATTTGGACATTCTCATTTTATGCAAGTAAAATTTGCCGATTAGTAGCATAAGATTAATTACAAAGCACAAAGACTTATCATTACATACAAATCTTGTGATAATATCCTTCAGACCGACTGTGATGATATGTCCAGTTttttcataaatatatttttcaaaatcCCTCCAAAACACAGATGACACAGGGCAAACACAgaataaatgtgcaaatgtcTCTGACTCAATCCCACAAAAAGTGCATTTATCATCCAAGTCTGTGAACCTGGAAATTGTGTTGTTACAAGAATAAATGTTGtgtagtattttattttatttgaaatacAAAAGTGAAAGGGGCACAACCATGTTTTACGCCAATTAATATCGACTAATTGTGAATTTCAGAAGAACTTTCCTCTGGGGGAGATCTTATTATAGCTATGAAGTGCATTCCTAACATGCTTATTGGTACATTTTCTATCGAGTATATGACTTCCTCTAATCGTGAGTGAAGGTTTGATACATTAAAAACGTAGAGAATAAAAGAGAGAAGCGAGTGACGTCATGcgacagtaaaacaaaacagaa comes from the Epinephelus lanceolatus isolate andai-2023 chromosome 8, ASM4190304v1, whole genome shotgun sequence genome and includes:
- the mrgbp gene encoding MRG/MORF4L-binding protein, with protein sequence MGEADVTLNQTDEKPPDSGLVPGEDSVVWSHEVEVCLFHAMIGHKPVGVNRHFHMICIRDKFSQNIGRQVSSSVIWDHLGTMYDMQALHESEILPFPNTEKSFCLPDDIIQEVKEGKLGSEEETKEEFRMEREPPATHEEGSNSSVKMSERTSSSRDKERERDKEKGGSEGGASGGGGGAKEAEKRKRSRAAEKLLSSSNPASPGGAKRRRT